Part of the Chloroflexota bacterium genome, GGTCCATGCGACGACATCGTAATCGCCGTTGGGCTTGGACAGTTCGAGCACCTGCTTGTCCTTGAGTTTGGCGTACTCGGTAAAATCCACTTCGACTTGAATGCCCGTCTCTTTGGTGAACTCGGGGATCATTTTCGCGGCAACTTGAAAGTGCGAGAGCGAGGGCCACGAGACGACAAGTTTAGCGCCCGCGTACTTTTTGTACGGCGAGTCACCCGGTTGCGCGGGCGCGGCGGCTTTCGTGGCAACGGGCTCGGGCGCTTTGGTGGGTTGCGCGGCTTGACCGGGGGGCAGCACAATGCCCTGGGTCGGCGCAGGAGCTTTGGTCGGCTCGGGCGCTTTGGTCGCTTGCGTTTGTGCGGGTGCGCTCGGTGCTTTGGTTGGCTCGGCGGGCGCGCTGCACGCGGTCACCAACATTCCAAGCAACATCACCGCAAGTAAGAATCGAATCATCGTTTTCATTTTCTTCTCTCCGTTGAGCATTGAGATTTCGCTTAAACCGTGTGGGCAATCGTCAACTCACAAAAGAATCGGTGAAACTCCATCCCCTCCTTTTTAACTGATTCGTGGAATTATAGGAATGACTTGAAAGGTAGATCGGGTTCGCCTTCGAACGCATCTTCGAACCCGCGCGGATGTTGATAAACTAGTTTGTCCTGGTCGCACGGATAGACAAACTTGCCGCCGACTTGCCAGATGAACGGTTTGAACTGGTATTGCAAACGATCCTTTTTCATTTTCCACAACACGAGAATTTCATTCGGGTCGGCTTGAAAGTTGGTCCAGATGTCGTGGTGAATCGGAATGACGACCTGGGCGCGCAACGCTTCCGCCATCCGCAAAATATCCACTGATGTCATCTTGTCGGTGATGCCGCGCGGGTTTTCGCCGAACGCGCCGAGCGCGACGTCAATCGCGTGATCGTTGCCGTGCTTGGCATAATAGTTCGAGTAATGCGAATCGCCGCTGTGATACAAACTGCCGCCCGGCGTTTTGACGAGATAGTTCACCGCTTTGTCGTCCATTGCTTGCGGAATTTTTCCGGCGAGCGTCACACCGACCGGCGCGGTCACCAATTCGGTGCGGTCGAACGAATCGAGCGCGACGAGTTCGGTGTCCTTGATCTTGACGACATCGCCGGGCTTGACCGCGATGCAACGATCCGCCGGCACGCCCCAGCTCTGCCACAACGCGATGCACGCCTGCGGTCCGATGAACGGCACCGACGCAGTGCAATTTTTCAGCACCGCCGCGGCGACGTTCGCGTCAATGTGATCGCCGTGATCGTGTGTCGCGATGACCGCGTCAATGTTTTTGATCGCGAACGGATCGAGCACGCATGGCACGTTACGCAAATTTGGTTGGAGTTTTTTGCACCCAGTCATCCGTTGCATTTGATGTTGCGGATTCATCAATTGATTTTTGCCGGAGCGTTTGCCAGCGCCAACCCACAAATCAATGCACAGGTTCGTGCTGTTTTCGGTCTTGACCCAAATGCCGGTGCACCCGAGCCACCACATCGCGAACGTGCCCGGCGCAACAACGGCTTGTTCGATTTCTTCGTTGAGCCACGTGCCCCATTCGGGGAACGTGCTCAGAATCCAGGACTCTCTGGTTATTTCGCTAACTTTGCTCATTTGGTTCTCCTGATGACGGTGAGGTCGAACGCGAGCGTAATACGGTGGGAATAGCGGGGGAATGACTTGCGGCTAATATACGGTACAAATTACCGAGAGTCAATAATATTCTCATAATGATGGGAAAATGTGCAATCAAGTCTCTTCAATTTGACAGAAAAAATAGATTTCTGGTAAAATACGCGGGAAATTGTGCTTGAAAACGAGCACCTGATTGGAGAAATGATGAGCGATCAAGAGGAACTGTTAGTGCACGTGGCGCGATACTATTACGCGCAGCATCTGACACAGGCGGAGATCGGACGGCGCATCAACGCGTCGCGCTCGACGGTGTCGCGACTGTTGCAACAAGCGTTGGATTCTGGGATCATCAAGATCACGATCAATTATGCGTGGGAACGCGCGCAAGAATTAGAGCAACAACTCATCGCAAGATTTCATTTGCGCGACGCGCGCGTGCTGATCGGCAAAGGGCGCGACGAAGAGGAAATTCGCAAGGGGATGGGTGTGCTTGCCGCGCGCGTGATTGATAGTCACGTCAAGGACGGAACGGTGTTCGGCATCTCGTACGGACGCTCGCTCGCGAGCACGATTGCCGCGTTGCACCCCACGCGCAAAATCGCGATGACGGTCGTGCCGATCATCGGCGCGCTCGGTTCGGACAAGCCGTTGATTGATGGTCCCGAACTCGTGCGCCAAATCGCGCAGATTTACGGCGGCGAGTATCGCTACTTGCCAGTGCCGCTTCTCGTCGAGGACACGCGCACGCGCGACGCGTTGATTCAATCGGCGCAAATCTATGACATTCTCACGCTCGCGCGCAAAGCGAATGTCGCGTTGCTCGGCATCGGCGCGCTGGGTCCCGACGTGTCGAGTTTGATCTGGAGCGGCTATCTCAACGAACGCGAACTGGCGCGCTTGAAGGACCAGGGCGCGATCGGGCACATGTGCGGACAATTCTTCGACCAAGACGGACAGCCGCTCGATGTCGAATTGAATCGCCGCGCGATTGGGATCGGCATCAAGACGCTGCAAAATATCGAGACCGTGATCGCGGTCGCCGGCAGCGCGGCGAAAGCGGAAGCGATTCTCGGCGCGCTGCGCGGGCGCTACCTCAATGTTCTGGTCACCGACGACAACGCGGCGCGGCGCGTACTGGAACTCGCGGAACCCACTGCGCGCAACAAACCCGAATAGTTTGACATTGCCGCATTAGAACGACGCAGTTACACCGGTCGCCGCCGCCATTGTTCCCAGAATGCGCGAATCGTTTTGCCGAGCGCGGCGTCGTTCGTTTGCAAGCGCGAACGAACAGCTGAAACGTCCACGCGTTGTCCGATCAAATCGCGCAGCGGGTCCGCCAAATCTTGATTGCCCAGAATTAGCGCGCCGACGATGTGCTGATCGCGCAGAACCAGGCGCAGCGAATTATCCCCCGACCGACTCCACGCGCTCGCGTACGTTCCACCGGGTCGCGCCCAAAACACTTCGGACGAACCGCGCGATTGATAGTGCAGTGTTTCGTTCGCGTCGTCCTTGTCGCGTTGACCCGCTCCCGCTTGCCCAATCGCCGTGAGGTGCACGCCGAAAACCAACGCGGCGTTGAACGGCGCGCCCTTGATGTACGGCACGCGCGCGCCCGCCATGTTCGCGCCCGCCGCGCGTCCAGCCGCGATGGCGCTCGACCACAAATCATCCACGCGCGTTTCGCCGCTCCATTGATCGAACACCTGCGCGATGTCGCCCGCCGCAAAGACGTTCGGCGCGGACGATTCGAGAAATTCATTGACCACGACTCCGCGATCGACGCGAATGTCCGCCGCCTTTGCTAAACTGATCCTGGGTCGCACGCCAATCGCGACGCCGACCATCTGACACGGAATTTCCTCATCCGTCGTGGTGCGGACGCCGGCGACCTGTCCGTTTGCGCCGATGATTTCCTTGATCTCTGAATTGAAGTGAATCTGAATTCCCTGGGCGCGCGCATGGTCTTCGATGATGCGCGATTCGTCGTCCGTCAACAACGCCGACCAGATCGTTTTTTTGCGGACGAGATAATGCACCTCCAAACCGCGATGGCGCAAGCCCTCCGCCATTTCCATCGCCGTGATGCCGCCGCCGACCACGACCACCGATCGCGTGCCGTTTTGCGCCTGATGCAAAATATCCTGGACATTGCGGAGCGTATCGAGGTAGACGACTCCTTTGAGCTGGCTGCCAGGAAAATTCGCCGGCACGGCGGACGCGCCGGTCGCGAGCAACAGCGTATCGTAGAGCACCGCGCGTCCATCGGCGAGTTGCGCCGTGTGCTGGGTCAGGTCGAGTGCATTCACGCGCGCGTGTTCGAGATAGATGCGTTGATCGTCATAGTCTTTGGGCACGCGACAAAACACGCGCGACTCTGGGATTTCGCCCATCAACAAGTACGCCAGACCTGGGCGCGAGTACATCGGGCACGGCTCGTCGCTGATAACCGTGATCGCCGCGCGCGGATCGCGTTGGCGAATTTCTTCCGCCGCGCTCATGCCCGCCGCGCCGTTGCCGATAATGAGATGATGAATCATCGTCGTCTATTCTCCCACCGCCGCTGACGCCAACGATTCCGGCGCGGACTGCGGCGCAAAGATTGGCATCGAATGGGCGGCTGGGTCTAGCTTGTCCCTGGGATGGATGACAAAATCGTAGAGCGCTGGGTCGAGCCGCGCGAGTCCGTCGTCTACCTTCAAGCGCAAGAGCGCGCCGGTCGGACACTCTTTGACGCAGTTGCTTTCGGCATAGCCGTTGCACAGATCGCACTTGTCTGCGCGAAATTTCGAAACAGGCGCGGCAGGGTGCATTTCAAAACGCAGCGTTCCGCGCGGACATTTTTCGATGCACAACCCGCAACCAAAACAGCGCGCATCGTCCATGATCTTGCCGCGCCGCGCATAATCGCGCACCGCGATACCTGCCGGGCAATTGTGTCCGCAGATGCCGCACTGGACACAGCGCGACGCGTCGGTCGCGATCCGATAATTCGGCGCGGTCTGGTGGTTGACCTGGGTCTGTGCGAAAATAGTTTCCAAGAATCCGCGCCGCGCTTCAGACTGACGCGGCAGTAACGCGATGACGCCATAGCGACACGCCTCGACACACTTGTTGCAACCGCGACACGCGTCGGAAACGAGCGTCTTGTCGTCGCGGCGTTGCATGCCGCCGAGATGACACACGCTCATGCACGGCGTATCGGGACAATGCCGGCACACATCCGGCAATTGGTAACGACCAAAGCGCGGACCTTGCATCGTCATCCGCGCGCGACCATGCCGGGTGCGGCACGCGGTCAAACACGTATCGCAATTGATGCACTTGGCAAGATCCCGTACGAGTATCTCTCTCATTCAATCTTCTTTCCAGTGGGATGACATTGCGCGCAATTGCCAATCTCGCGAATGTTCGCGTCGAGATGCGCGCGCGTGATTTTGTTCGGCTCGTGTTCGTGGCAGTTGTAGCAGGTGTAGGACGCGTAATTCGCCGGATGGCAAACCTGGCACCCCGATTGCCTGCCGCTGTGATCGAGCGGGAATGGATGGCGAATCAAATTTGCCGGTCGCCAGCCCGCCGAGGTGTGGCACGCCGCGCAGACCAATCCATATTTTCCGCGATGAATCGCGGGTTCGGCGTGGCATTGCACGCAGTCACGCGGTGTGCCGCGAAAACGATTGTTGACGTGGCACTTGACGCACGCGGTTTGTCCGTGCTTGCCGTCGAGCGAAAAGACCGCGTTGTGATCGAATCCGCGCAAACGCGCGGAGCCATCGTGGCACGCCAGGCACGCCTCACCCATCGCGCGGCGATGCTCCGCGATGTACCACGCGTCGTGACGCGCGTGGCAGTCCACACACGCCGCCGTCACCGCCGCCGATTCCGGCTTGTTCGAGTCATTCGCAAACGTGTGACACGCACGACACGTCATCGGCGCGTTGCTGTAATCGCGTGCGTGACGTTCGAGCGAAAAACCAAATTGCTCGTGCGGAATCTCCACCACCGCCACGCGCGTCAGATTCGACGCGCGTCCCTTGTGCTCGGTGTGACACGTGGCGCAGGCGCGCGCATTCGGCAACGCGCCATGAATGCCTTGCGTCGTCGCAATCTGATCGTGCACATCGGTGTGACAGTTCAAACAGCGCGAGGATTCGGGTCCGCGAAATGGCGCGTGGCACAGTTCACAGCGCGCATCGAAATCCGCGTGTGAAGCGAATTCACCAACCGCGCGCTTGGCAGAATGCGCCGCGCTGAGCGACCCAGGACTGAACGGCGCGCCGCCACTCACGAAGAGAATTCCAATCAATGAAATGATCAACGCCGAGGTTGCTCCGCCGGCGACAAAGAATCCGGCTCCCTTCACGCGTCACCGCCGCGTGCGTTCATATTGCATCGAGTTTTGTACCTTCGCCCTTTGTGGGGCAATTTTCCAAAATTGCCCCACGCTTCTAATAACGTTCGGGGTTGTGATTGTCGCCGTGACAATTGACGTAGCACGTGCGCGTGGCTGGGTCCCATCTGAGTTGACCGCCGCTACTCGCCGTGCTGTTCGGCGCAAAGTTCACTAGGCGCGTGCCCCCAGGATTGCCGGGCGCATTCGCGCCTTGCCCGTGCACGCGATAATGACACTCGGCGCAAATCGCTCTGCCCGGACCCGCACCCGGCGTGTCAATGTCGGTAGACGAATTCTTCCCGCCGATGTTGGTCATGTGCCGGCTATGCAAGCGAAAATTGGTCGCCGTACTATTTCCACCGCCTGACGTAAACGGCGCTTCGGCGTGGCATTGGAAACACAACGCGAAATCCGCCGCCGCGTAATTCTCGCCCGCCGGTTTCAAAACGCGATCGCGATAATTGTTCATCAAGATGTTGGCGAACTTGCTCGTGTGCGATGCCAGGCGCGCGTTCGCCGCCGGCGGTGATGCCGGATTCGCGAGGCGATAATCGCCGTGACAATTTTCGCAGCGCACGACCGAGCCAACCGTAAAATTCCACAATTTGTACGGCGAACTTCCCGCGAGACTCGCCGCCATCGCCGCCGTGTTATTTTTGCCCGCGCTTTCGATCGGATGATACGACGCGTTCCCAGGATTGAATTCGCTCGCCTTGTCACGCATTTGGTACGACATTTTGGTGTACAACAAGAGCGTGGTGTACGACGAATGGCACTTGTAACACAATTCGTACTCGTAGGTGATCGAACTTTTCCACGCGTTATTCGTATCCACGCCCGTGATATTTTTCAGCGCACCCGACGCGGTGAATCCGCTCGCCGTGCTCGCGGTCAGCGCGGCATCGCCGCTGTGCGGGTTGTGGCAATCGCCGCACTCGCTGTGCCGATTGAGCACGCCCCGGAATTCGTCCGCGGTCGCGCTCGTGTGATTGCTGGCTGCGGTAGCCGGGTGCGAATAGAACGAACTCGTCGTCGCGTTGTTCGCCGGCACGCTCGGATCGGAAAACTGTCCGGCGATGTTCGTGCTCGCGCCGGTTCCGTTGTGACACGCGAAACACAAATTGCTTTGCGCCGGTACGAATGCAAGCAAACTCCGGTTTTTTCCCGTGTGTTGACGGTGACAACTCGCGCACTGGTCAGCCAGGTTCGAGTAACTGCCGTGCGGGCTTGAACCAGCCGCCGCCGCGCGTACCGCCATGCGACTCGCGCTCGGCGCGTTCGCGTCAACACCTGGGTATTGCGGCTGCGTGAGTTGCGGCGATGGTGGCGCGCCGCTCTGAACTTGCGCGATTTGTCCCGGCATCAGCCGGTCTTCATCACTCAAACGAAAATAGTACGTCGTCGCGTACGCCGCATCCAAGGTCGAATGCAAACTGAATTCGATTTCGGTGGACGACGATGCGTTGAGCGACGAGAGCACGCCTGGGTTCTCGCTCGTGTAAATAATTCCGGTTTGAGTTGTTTTAATCGCGACGCCCAATCCAAACAACGATGCGGGGATGGCTTGGCGATTCGGAATTCCCTCGAGCGCGCGAAGGTAGAATGGTTGGTTCGCATTTCCTCTGCCGACTGGCACCAACTGAAAACCGCCGTCGGCGCGCGTGCTCCACTCTAAACGTGGTTTCCAGCGAACCTGGGACGGCTGGTCGTTCGCGATTTGAAAACGTACGCGGAACGATTCGAACTGCTCGATGCCGCGTCCCGGTTGATCGGTCGCGGCGACAAACGCCATCCGGTCGAGCGGCGCATCGCGACCGATACGATAATGTTTGATCGCGAGCGGATGTTCGAGCAGAACTTGCCACGCCGCGCTCTGCGCTTTGGAGTTGGACCATAACAATCCACTGGCAAACGCGTACTGCGGCGCGGGATGAGCGCGCGGCGGACTCGTCAGCGTGTACGTCTTGGTCACAATTGCGCCTGCCGGCAAATCGCCCAACGCCCATTCGATTTTTTGTGAATCCACGTTGCGCGCGCCGAGTGTGCCTCCGCCGGCATCGGCGACCGACCACCCATTCGGAATGTAATCGGCAAGTGTCACCGCAGTAACGGGCAATTGCGCTGCAGCGCTGACTTGCACCTCGACGCGCGTCGAAGGTGACACGCTGTGATCGGCGACGCCGGTGCCGCGTAACGCGCGATTGAATTGGACGCGGAGCAAGCGCGTGGCGACGCCCGCGCGCGCGCGTTCCACTTTGTTGATGCTTGCGACGATAGTCGTGTGGTTGGCATTGTCGCCACGCGTCTTGGAATCCGCAGAGATGATCACCGTCGTCATCGCCGTGCCGCGCGGCGGCAACGTCAAACTAGATTGTTTCAGCGATGATGCGAACGCCGGCGCTAGATCGTCGCTCGTCGCCAATGCGACGGTGACCGGGATCGCGCTCGTGTTCGTGATGATAATCGTCGCGCTTGCCTGCTCGCC contains:
- a CDS encoding NAD(P)/FAD-dependent oxidoreductase, encoding MIHHLIIGNGAAGMSAAEEIRQRDPRAAITVISDEPCPMYSRPGLAYLLMGEIPESRVFCRVPKDYDDQRIYLEHARVNALDLTQHTAQLADGRAVLYDTLLLATGASAVPANFPGSQLKGVVYLDTLRNVQDILHQAQNGTRSVVVVGGGITAMEMAEGLRHRGLEVHYLVRKKTIWSALLTDDESRIIEDHARAQGIQIHFNSEIKEIIGANGQVAGVRTTTDEEIPCQMVGVAIGVRPRISLAKAADIRVDRGVVVNEFLESSAPNVFAAGDIAQVFDQWSGETRVDDLWSSAIAAGRAAGANMAGARVPYIKGAPFNAALVFGVHLTAIGQAGAGQRDKDDANETLHYQSRGSSEVFWARPGGTYASAWSRSGDNSLRLVLRDQHIVGALILGNQDLADPLRDLIGQRVDVSAVRSRLQTNDAALGKTIRAFWEQWRRRPV
- the ulaG gene encoding L-ascorbate 6-phosphate lactonase, with the translated sequence MSKVSEITRESWILSTFPEWGTWLNEEIEQAVVAPGTFAMWWLGCTGIWVKTENSTNLCIDLWVGAGKRSGKNQLMNPQHQMQRMTGCKKLQPNLRNVPCVLDPFAIKNIDAVIATHDHGDHIDANVAAAVLKNCTASVPFIGPQACIALWQSWGVPADRCIAVKPGDVVKIKDTELVALDSFDRTELVTAPVGVTLAGKIPQAMDDKAVNYLVKTPGGSLYHSGDSHYSNYYAKHGNDHAIDVALGAFGENPRGITDKMTSVDILRMAEALRAQVVIPIHHDIWTNFQADPNEILVLWKMKKDRLQYQFKPFIWQVGGKFVYPCDQDKLVYQHPRGFEDAFEGEPDLPFKSFL
- a CDS encoding sugar-binding transcriptional regulator produces the protein MSDQEELLVHVARYYYAQHLTQAEIGRRINASRSTVSRLLQQALDSGIIKITINYAWERAQELEQQLIARFHLRDARVLIGKGRDEEEIRKGMGVLAARVIDSHVKDGTVFGISYGRSLASTIAALHPTRKIAMTVVPIIGALGSDKPLIDGPELVRQIAQIYGGEYRYLPVPLLVEDTRTRDALIQSAQIYDILTLARKANVALLGIGALGPDVSSLIWSGYLNERELARLKDQGAIGHMCGQFFDQDGQPLDVELNRRAIGIGIKTLQNIETVIAVAGSAAKAEAILGALRGRYLNVLVTDDNAARRVLELAEPTARNKPE
- a CDS encoding 4Fe-4S dicluster domain-containing protein gives rise to the protein MREILVRDLAKCINCDTCLTACRTRHGRARMTMQGPRFGRYQLPDVCRHCPDTPCMSVCHLGGMQRRDDKTLVSDACRGCNKCVEACRYGVIALLPRQSEARRGFLETIFAQTQVNHQTAPNYRIATDASRCVQCGICGHNCPAGIAVRDYARRGKIMDDARCFGCGLCIEKCPRGTLRFEMHPAAPVSKFRADKCDLCNGYAESNCVKECPTGALLRLKVDDGLARLDPALYDFVIHPRDKLDPAAHSMPIFAPQSAPESLASAAVGE
- a CDS encoding extracellular solute-binding protein, whose product is MKTMIRFLLAVMLLGMLVTACSAPAEPTKAPSAPAQTQATKAPEPTKAPAPTQGIVLPPGQAAQPTKAPEPVATKAAAPAQPGDSPYKKYAGAKLVVSWPSLSHFQVAAKMIPEFTKETGIQVEVDFTEYAKLKDKQVLELSKPNGDYDVVAWT